From Micrococcus porci, one genomic window encodes:
- a CDS encoding ABC transporter ATP-binding protein, with the protein MSSKAFDPKDSGTTETSAEDLRARAETLPGSSGEAPQGVVTTATGSLKVPGPATTTMGVVEHHDDLGGEPVLAFQDVAVRFATEFGSVHAVKGVTFDVKPGEVVALVGESGSGKSVTSSTAMGLLPPSADITGSVKLGGREVLTMTDSQLRSIRGQDVAMVFQEPMTALNPVLTVGDQLTEALQLHGLAFGTEATKRAVELLTMVGIPDAADRLKQYPHQFSGGQRQRIVIAMAISCSPRVIIADEPTTALDVTVQAEILELLRSLKDKMNTGILLITHNMGVVADMADRVCVMLHGELVESGTVQQVLQRPQHPYTQRLLAAVPRLGEALETAEPEPVTSTQTAVKYAIEAEDLCIEYDHRGKKNRVVHDVSFQVAPGEILGLVGESGSGKSTIAKAVLGLLPVASGALRLQGEDLATMKAAEQRALRRKIGVVFQDPAASLDPRFPIGDVITEPMVIHGVGDRRSRLARAEELLDAVRLPRDVVNRYPHELSGGQRQRVSIARALTLDPEVLIADEPTSALDVSVQAAVLEMFAELQTRYEFACLFVSHDLAVVDMLAHKVLVLKDGRQVEQGPTGRVLHHPQAEYTQRLLAAAPVPDPDQQAERRRERRRLLASFGESAY; encoded by the coding sequence ATGAGCTCGAAGGCATTCGATCCCAAGGACTCCGGAACCACCGAGACCTCCGCCGAGGACCTGCGGGCCCGGGCGGAGACCCTGCCGGGCTCGTCCGGCGAGGCGCCCCAGGGCGTCGTGACCACCGCCACCGGCTCCCTCAAGGTGCCCGGGCCGGCGACCACCACGATGGGCGTCGTCGAGCACCACGACGACCTCGGCGGCGAGCCCGTGCTCGCCTTCCAGGACGTGGCCGTGCGCTTCGCCACCGAGTTCGGCTCGGTGCACGCCGTGAAGGGTGTGACGTTCGACGTCAAGCCCGGCGAGGTCGTCGCCCTGGTGGGCGAGTCGGGCTCCGGCAAGTCCGTGACCAGCTCCACGGCCATGGGTCTGCTGCCGCCGTCGGCGGACATCACCGGCTCGGTGAAGCTCGGCGGGCGCGAGGTCCTCACCATGACCGACTCCCAGCTGCGGTCCATCCGCGGCCAGGACGTCGCCATGGTGTTCCAGGAGCCCATGACCGCCCTCAACCCTGTGCTCACCGTGGGCGACCAGCTCACGGAGGCCCTGCAGCTGCACGGCCTGGCGTTCGGCACCGAGGCGACCAAGCGGGCGGTCGAGCTGCTCACCATGGTGGGCATCCCGGACGCGGCCGACCGCCTCAAGCAGTACCCGCACCAGTTCTCCGGCGGCCAGCGCCAGCGCATCGTGATCGCGATGGCGATCAGCTGCTCCCCGCGCGTGATCATCGCGGACGAGCCGACCACCGCCCTGGACGTGACCGTCCAGGCGGAGATCCTCGAGCTGCTGCGCTCCCTCAAGGACAAGATGAACACCGGCATCCTGCTCATCACCCACAACATGGGCGTGGTGGCGGACATGGCGGACCGCGTCTGCGTGATGCTCCACGGCGAGCTCGTGGAGTCCGGCACGGTGCAGCAGGTGCTCCAGCGTCCGCAGCACCCGTACACCCAGCGCCTGCTGGCCGCGGTGCCGCGCCTCGGGGAGGCGCTCGAGACCGCGGAGCCGGAGCCCGTCACCTCCACGCAGACGGCCGTGAAGTACGCGATCGAGGCCGAGGACCTCTGCATCGAGTACGACCACCGCGGCAAGAAGAACCGCGTGGTCCACGACGTCAGCTTCCAGGTGGCCCCGGGCGAGATCCTCGGCCTGGTGGGCGAGTCCGGCTCGGGCAAGTCCACGATCGCCAAGGCCGTGCTCGGCCTGCTCCCGGTGGCCTCCGGCGCCCTGCGTCTGCAGGGCGAGGACCTGGCCACCATGAAGGCGGCCGAGCAGCGGGCGCTGCGCAGGAAGATCGGCGTGGTGTTCCAGGACCCGGCGGCCTCGCTGGATCCCCGGTTCCCGATCGGGGACGTCATCACCGAGCCGATGGTCATCCACGGGGTGGGGGACCGGCGCTCGCGCCTGGCCCGCGCCGAGGAGCTCCTCGACGCCGTGCGCCTGCCGCGCGACGTGGTGAACCGCTACCCGCACGAGCTCTCCGGCGGCCAGCGGCAGCGCGTGTCCATCGCGCGCGCGCTGACCCTGGACCCCGAGGTCCTGATCGCGGACGAGCCCACCTCCGCCCTGGACGTGTCCGTCCAGGCGGCGGTGCTGGAGATGTTCGCCGAGCTGCAGACCCGGTACGAGTTCGCGTGCCTCTTCGTGTCCCACGACCTCGCCGTGGTGGACATGCTGGCCCACAAGGTGCTGGTGCTCAAGGACGGCCGCCAGGTCGAGCAGGGCCCCACGGGCCGCGTGCTGCACCACCCGCAGGCGGAGTACACCCAGCGCCTGCTGGCGGCCGCGCCCGTCCCGGATCCGGACCAGCAGGCCGAGCGCCGCCGGGAGCGCCGGCGCCTGCTGGCCTCCTTCGGCGAGTCGGCGTACTGA
- the typA gene encoding translational GTPase TypA, with translation MTSTDTRRSDLRNVAIVAHVDHGKTTLVDAMLRQTGAFNTHGDVAERVMDSGDLEKEKGITILAKNTTVFYSGPSAPEGETVTINVIDTPGHADFGGEVERGLSMVDGVVLLVDASEGPLPQTRFVLRKALAAKLPVVLVVNKTDRPDARIDGVVSDSMDLLLGLASDLAEEDPELDLDSVLDVPVVYASGKAGRASREQPGDGALPDSEDLEPLFNVIMEHIPAPVYDESEVLQAHVTNLDASPFLGRLALVRIVNGTLKKGQTVAWARQDGQLKSVKITELLATKGLERVPADEAGAGEIVAVAGIEDIMIGETLTDLEDPKPLPLITVDDPAISMTVGINTSPLAGRVKGAKVTARQVKDRLDKELIGNVSLKVLPTERPDAWEVQGRGELALAILVEQMRREGFELTVGKPQVVTKQIDGKLHEPMERMTIDIPEEFMGAVTQLMAARKGRMQEMSNHGTGWIRMEFLVPARGLIGFRTRFLTDTRGAGIASSEAAGYEPWTGDIEYRTNGSLVADRAGTATPFAMINLQERGTFFIQPGAEVYEGMIVGENARADDMDVNITKEKKLTNMRAASSESFEGLTPPRTLTLEESLEFAREDECVEITPEDIRIRKVVLDANERLKAARARARA, from the coding sequence ATGACCTCGACCGACACCCGCCGCTCCGACCTGCGCAACGTGGCCATCGTTGCCCACGTGGACCACGGCAAGACCACCCTGGTGGACGCCATGCTCCGGCAGACCGGCGCCTTCAACACCCACGGGGACGTCGCCGAGCGCGTCATGGACTCGGGCGACCTCGAGAAGGAGAAGGGCATCACGATCCTCGCCAAGAACACCACGGTGTTCTACTCGGGCCCCTCGGCCCCCGAGGGCGAGACCGTGACCATCAACGTCATCGACACCCCCGGCCACGCCGACTTCGGCGGCGAGGTCGAGCGCGGCCTGTCCATGGTGGACGGCGTCGTCCTGCTGGTGGACGCCTCCGAGGGCCCGCTGCCGCAGACCCGCTTCGTGCTCCGCAAGGCCCTCGCCGCCAAGCTGCCGGTGGTGCTCGTGGTCAACAAGACCGACCGCCCGGACGCCCGCATCGACGGCGTCGTCTCCGACTCCATGGACCTGCTGCTGGGCCTGGCCTCCGACCTGGCCGAGGAGGACCCGGAGCTGGACCTGGACTCCGTCCTGGACGTGCCCGTGGTGTACGCCTCCGGCAAGGCCGGCCGCGCCTCCCGCGAGCAGCCGGGCGACGGCGCCCTTCCGGACTCCGAGGACCTCGAGCCCCTGTTCAACGTGATCATGGAGCACATCCCCGCCCCGGTGTACGACGAGTCCGAGGTCCTGCAGGCCCACGTGACCAACCTCGACGCCTCCCCGTTCCTGGGCCGCCTCGCCCTCGTGCGCATCGTCAACGGCACCCTCAAGAAGGGCCAGACCGTGGCCTGGGCCCGCCAGGACGGTCAGCTCAAGTCGGTGAAGATCACCGAGCTGCTCGCCACCAAGGGCCTCGAGCGCGTCCCGGCCGACGAGGCGGGCGCCGGCGAGATCGTCGCCGTCGCCGGCATCGAGGACATCATGATCGGGGAGACCCTCACCGACCTCGAGGACCCGAAGCCGCTGCCGCTGATCACCGTGGACGATCCCGCGATCTCCATGACCGTGGGCATCAACACCTCCCCGCTGGCCGGCCGCGTCAAGGGCGCCAAGGTCACCGCCCGCCAGGTGAAGGACCGCCTGGACAAGGAGCTCATCGGCAACGTGTCCCTCAAGGTGCTTCCCACCGAGCGCCCGGACGCGTGGGAGGTCCAGGGCCGCGGCGAGCTCGCGCTGGCCATCCTGGTCGAGCAGATGCGCCGCGAGGGCTTCGAGCTGACCGTGGGCAAGCCCCAGGTGGTCACCAAGCAGATCGACGGCAAGCTGCACGAGCCGATGGAGCGCATGACCATCGACATCCCCGAGGAGTTCATGGGCGCCGTCACGCAGCTCATGGCCGCCCGCAAGGGCCGCATGCAGGAGATGTCCAACCACGGCACCGGCTGGATCCGCATGGAGTTCCTGGTGCCGGCCCGCGGCCTGATCGGCTTCCGCACCCGCTTCCTCACGGACACCCGCGGCGCCGGCATCGCCTCGTCCGAGGCCGCCGGCTACGAGCCGTGGACCGGCGACATCGAGTACCGCACCAACGGCTCCCTGGTGGCGGATCGCGCGGGCACCGCCACGCCGTTCGCCATGATCAACCTGCAGGAGCGCGGCACGTTCTTCATCCAGCCGGGCGCCGAGGTGTACGAGGGCATGATCGTGGGCGAGAACGCGCGGGCGGACGACATGGACGTGAACATCACCAAGGAGAAGAAGCTCACCAACATGCGTGCCGCCTCCTCCGAGTCCTTCGAGGGCCTGACCCCGCCCCGCACCCTGACCCTCGAGGAGTCCCTCGAGTTCGCCCGGGAGGACGAGTGCGTGGAGATCACCCCCGAGGACATCCGCATCCGCAAGGTGGTCCTGGACGCGAACGAGCGCCTCAAGGCGGCCCGTGCCCGCGCCCGCGCCTGA
- the fdxA gene encoding ferredoxin, which produces MTYVIALPCVDVKDKACIDECPVDCIYEGERSLYIHPDECVDCGACEPVCPVEAIYYEDDVPEEWADYYKANVEFFDDLGSPGGAAKLGQIAKDHPLISALPPQGEGA; this is translated from the coding sequence ATGACCTATGTGATCGCGTTGCCGTGTGTGGACGTCAAGGACAAGGCGTGCATCGACGAGTGCCCCGTGGACTGCATCTACGAGGGCGAGCGCTCCCTCTACATCCACCCGGACGAGTGCGTCGACTGCGGCGCCTGCGAGCCGGTGTGCCCGGTGGAGGCCATCTACTACGAGGACGACGTCCCCGAGGAGTGGGCCGACTACTACAAGGCCAACGTCGAGTTCTTCGACGACCTCGGCTCCCCGGGCGGCGCGGCCAAGCTCGGCCAGATCGCCAAGGACCACCCGCTGATCTCCGCGCTGCCCCCGCAGGGCGAGGGCGCCTGA
- the dapC gene encoding succinyldiaminopimelate transaminase — protein sequence MLTLPDYPWDTLAPYRERAAAHPEGTVDLSIGTPVDPTPALIRDALTAAADAHGYPTTHGTAELRQAVVDWFARRRGVPGLDPEAVLPTVGSKELIAWLPTLLGLGAGDVVVFPATAYPTYAIGAQIAGAEAVAADTLAELDDDVRSRVRLVWTNSPANPTGAVLDAAELRAIVDDARALGAVVCGDECYAELGWDEWEDRVVPCILAPEVSGGDLTGLLSVYSLSKQSNLAGYRAAFVGGDPELIAPLTNTRKHAGMIVPGPVQHAMAVALRDDAHVAAQRDLYRERRAALKAALESAGYAVDHSEAGLYLWTRRADLAPGQGTAQDSWDLLGELAELGIVAGPGVFYGAAGHGHVRVAITASDEAVAAGAARLTARGPLPR from the coding sequence ATGCTGACGCTGCCGGACTACCCCTGGGACACGCTCGCCCCCTACCGTGAGCGCGCCGCGGCGCACCCCGAGGGCACGGTGGACCTGTCCATCGGCACGCCGGTGGATCCCACGCCCGCGCTGATCCGCGACGCGCTCACGGCGGCCGCGGACGCCCACGGCTACCCGACGACGCACGGCACCGCCGAGCTCCGGCAGGCCGTCGTGGACTGGTTCGCCCGGCGGCGCGGCGTCCCGGGGCTGGACCCGGAGGCCGTCCTGCCCACGGTCGGCTCGAAGGAGCTCATCGCGTGGCTGCCTACGCTGCTGGGCCTGGGGGCGGGGGACGTCGTCGTCTTCCCGGCCACCGCGTACCCCACCTACGCGATCGGCGCGCAGATCGCCGGCGCCGAGGCCGTGGCCGCGGACACCCTCGCCGAGCTCGACGACGACGTCCGCTCCCGCGTGCGCCTCGTCTGGACGAACTCCCCGGCCAACCCCACCGGCGCCGTCCTGGACGCCGCGGAACTGAGGGCGATCGTGGACGACGCCCGGGCCCTGGGCGCCGTGGTCTGCGGCGACGAGTGCTACGCCGAGCTCGGCTGGGACGAGTGGGAGGACCGCGTCGTCCCGTGCATCCTCGCTCCCGAGGTCTCCGGCGGGGACCTCACCGGCCTGCTCTCCGTGTACTCGCTGTCCAAGCAGTCCAACCTCGCCGGGTACCGCGCGGCGTTCGTCGGCGGCGACCCCGAGCTGATCGCGCCGCTGACCAACACCCGCAAACACGCCGGGATGATCGTGCCCGGGCCCGTGCAGCACGCCATGGCCGTGGCCCTCCGCGACGACGCCCACGTGGCCGCCCAGAGGGACCTCTACCGGGAGCGGCGCGCCGCGCTGAAGGCGGCCCTCGAGTCCGCCGGGTACGCGGTGGACCACTCCGAGGCCGGCCTGTACCTGTGGACCCGCCGGGCGGACCTCGCCCCCGGTCAGGGCACCGCGCAGGACTCGTGGGACCTGCTCGGCGAGCTCGCCGAGCTGGGGATCGTGGCCGGGCCGGGCGTCTTCTACGGCGCCGCCGGCCACGGGCACGTCCGTGTGGCGATCACCGCCTCGGACGAGGCCGTGGCCGCCGGCGCCGCTCGGCTGACCGCGCGCGGCCCGCTGCCCCGCTGA
- a CDS encoding citrate synthase — protein sequence MSEIESARLTVGEKTLDLGVEKAAEGNDGIVVAPLLKETGKVTYDPGFMNTANAKSAITYIDGDQGILRYRGYAIEDLAEHSSFMEVAYLLIYGELPESKEALEAWETNILRHNMVHEDLKMFFNGFPRDAHPMPVLSSSVSALSTFYADSLDPKDPEQVHISTVRLLGKLPVLASYAFKKSLGQPFMYPHNNLNYVENFLRLCFGVPAEEYEIDPDMVKALDLLLMLHADHEQNASTSTVRLVGSTDANLFASVSAGINALYGPLHGGANEAVLNMLRRIQAEGIKPEDFMEKVKHKEDGVRLMGFGHRVYKNYDPRAKIVKKTAEDILAKLGGNDELLEIAMRLEEKALADDYFVERRLYPNVDFYTGVIYKAMGFPEKMFTVLFALGRLPGWIAQWRELTEDPATKIGRPRQIYVGEQLRQYPQR from the coding sequence GTGAGCGAGATTGAGTCCGCCCGACTGACGGTCGGCGAGAAGACCCTGGACCTCGGCGTCGAGAAGGCGGCCGAGGGCAACGACGGCATCGTCGTCGCCCCGCTGCTCAAGGAGACCGGCAAGGTCACCTACGACCCGGGCTTCATGAACACCGCCAACGCCAAGTCCGCCATCACCTACATCGACGGCGACCAGGGCATCCTGCGCTACCGCGGCTACGCGATCGAGGACCTCGCCGAGCACTCCTCGTTCATGGAGGTCGCCTACCTGCTCATCTACGGCGAGCTGCCGGAGTCCAAGGAGGCCCTGGAGGCCTGGGAGACCAACATCCTGCGCCACAACATGGTCCACGAGGACCTGAAGATGTTCTTCAACGGCTTCCCGCGCGACGCACACCCGATGCCGGTGCTGTCCTCCTCCGTGTCCGCCCTGTCCACCTTCTACGCGGACTCCCTGGACCCCAAGGACCCCGAGCAGGTCCACATCTCCACCGTGCGCCTGCTGGGCAAGCTGCCGGTGCTGGCCTCCTACGCGTTCAAGAAGTCGCTGGGCCAGCCGTTCATGTACCCGCACAACAACCTCAACTACGTGGAGAACTTCCTCCGCCTGTGCTTCGGCGTGCCCGCCGAGGAGTACGAGATCGACCCGGACATGGTCAAGGCGCTCGACCTGCTCCTCATGCTCCACGCGGACCATGAGCAGAACGCGTCGACCTCCACGGTGCGCCTGGTGGGCTCCACGGACGCCAACCTCTTCGCCTCCGTCTCGGCCGGCATCAACGCCCTCTACGGCCCCCTGCACGGCGGTGCCAACGAGGCCGTCCTCAACATGCTGCGCAGGATCCAGGCCGAGGGCATCAAGCCCGAGGACTTCATGGAGAAGGTGAAGCACAAGGAGGACGGCGTCCGCCTGATGGGCTTCGGACACCGCGTCTACAAGAACTACGACCCGCGCGCCAAGATCGTCAAGAAGACCGCCGAGGACATCCTGGCCAAGCTCGGCGGCAACGACGAGCTGCTCGAGATCGCCATGCGCCTCGAGGAGAAAGCCCTCGCCGACGACTACTTCGTGGAGCGTCGTCTCTACCCGAACGTCGACTTCTACACCGGCGTGATCTACAAGGCCATGGGCTTCCCCGAGAAGATGTTCACCGTCCTCTTCGCCCTGGGTCGCCTCCCCGGCTGGATCGCCCAGTGGCGCGAGCTGACGGAGGACCCGGCCACCAAGATCGGCCGCCCGCGCCAGATCTACGTGGGCGAGCAGCTGCGCCAGTACCCGCAGCGCTGA
- the dapD gene encoding 2,3,4,5-tetrahydropyridine-2,6-dicarboxylate N-succinyltransferase produces the protein MTDTSQTSSARLVSGHGLATRAADGAVLDVWFPAPVTGPLASADASLAGTLEGLAAADADRGTTQDIVALEADLDVAPASAEDAWLRLHALSHRLVRPNELNLDGVFGLLTNVVWTNFGPCAVEGFEATRAKLRARGAVNVYGVDKFPRMTDYVVPTGVRIGDADRVRLGAHLAEGTTVMHEGFVNFNAGTLGHSMVEGRISAGVVVGDGSDLGGGVSIMGTLSGGGTQKVVIGEHVLLGANSGVGISIGDDSVVEAGLYVTAGTVVTVVEPGRKPRTVKAVELSGVTNLLFRRNSVTGGVEVLPRDGRTVALNAELHAN, from the coding sequence ATGACCGACACCTCGCAGACCTCCTCCGCCCGCCTCGTCTCCGGCCACGGCCTGGCCACCCGCGCCGCCGACGGCGCCGTCCTCGACGTCTGGTTCCCCGCGCCCGTCACCGGCCCGCTGGCTTCCGCCGACGCGTCCCTCGCCGGCACCCTCGAGGGCCTCGCAGCCGCCGACGCGGATCGCGGCACCACCCAGGACATCGTCGCCCTCGAGGCGGACCTCGACGTCGCCCCCGCCTCCGCGGAGGACGCCTGGCTGCGCCTGCACGCCCTCTCCCACCGCCTGGTGCGCCCCAACGAGCTGAACCTGGACGGCGTGTTCGGCCTGCTCACCAACGTCGTGTGGACGAACTTCGGCCCGTGCGCGGTCGAGGGCTTCGAGGCGACCCGTGCCAAGCTGCGCGCCCGCGGCGCCGTGAACGTCTACGGCGTGGACAAGTTCCCCCGCATGACCGACTACGTGGTGCCCACCGGCGTGCGCATCGGCGACGCCGACCGCGTCCGCCTCGGCGCGCACCTGGCCGAGGGCACGACCGTGATGCACGAGGGCTTCGTCAACTTCAACGCCGGCACCCTGGGCCACTCCATGGTGGAGGGCCGCATCTCCGCCGGCGTGGTGGTGGGCGACGGCTCCGACCTCGGCGGCGGCGTGTCCATCATGGGCACCCTCTCCGGCGGCGGCACCCAGAAGGTCGTCATCGGCGAGCACGTGCTGCTCGGCGCGAACTCCGGCGTGGGCATCTCCATCGGCGACGACTCCGTGGTGGAGGCCGGCCTGTACGTCACCGCGGGCACCGTGGTGACCGTGGTGGAGCCCGGCCGGAAGCCGCGCACCGTCAAGGCGGTCGAGCTCTCGGGCGTGACCAACCTGCTGTTCCGCCGCAACTCCGTGACCGGCGGCGTGGAGGTCCTCCCCCGCGACGGCCGCACCGTGGCGCTCAACGCGGAGCTGCACGCGAACTGA
- the dapE gene encoding succinyl-diaminopimelate desuccinylase, translating into MTDAVAPVLPDLAAADLDVAALTATLLDAPSVSDDEGPLADAVEAALARLPRLGVRRFGDAIVARTELGLPGRVILAGHLDTVPLPTAPGARGTVPSAWEGDVLYGRGAVDMKSGVAVQLALAGLFGRADGPDPVHDVTWVFYDHEEVDSARSGLARIARQAPELLEGDFAVLLEPTDGVVEGGCNGTCRYRVRFEGVAAHSGRAWRGDNAIHKLGALLSALAAYEPATVTVEGLDYREGLNAIRVSGGVAGNVIPDAAATEVNYRFAPDKTLEQAHAHVREVFAAAGVDWDAQVEVTDASPAARPGLDRPAAAAFVAAVGGEPMPKYGWTDVARFSELGVPAVNFGPGDALLAHTDDEHVERAAVERCRDALEAWLRG; encoded by the coding sequence ATGACCGACGCCGTCGCCCCCGTCCTGCCCGACCTCGCCGCCGCCGACCTCGACGTCGCCGCGCTGACCGCCACGCTGCTGGACGCGCCGTCGGTCTCCGACGACGAGGGCCCGCTCGCCGACGCCGTCGAGGCGGCGCTGGCCCGCCTGCCGCGGCTGGGCGTGCGGCGCTTCGGGGACGCGATCGTGGCCCGCACCGAGCTGGGCCTGCCCGGCCGGGTGATCCTCGCCGGCCACCTGGACACCGTGCCCCTGCCCACTGCGCCCGGAGCGCGCGGCACCGTCCCCTCCGCCTGGGAGGGGGACGTGCTCTACGGCCGTGGCGCCGTGGACATGAAGTCCGGCGTCGCCGTCCAGTTGGCCCTGGCCGGCCTGTTCGGACGGGCGGACGGCCCGGACCCGGTCCACGACGTCACCTGGGTGTTCTACGACCACGAGGAGGTCGACTCCGCGCGGTCCGGCCTCGCCCGCATCGCCCGCCAGGCCCCGGAGCTGCTCGAGGGCGACTTCGCCGTGCTGCTCGAGCCCACGGACGGCGTCGTGGAGGGCGGCTGCAACGGCACCTGCCGGTACCGGGTGCGGTTCGAGGGGGTCGCCGCGCACTCCGGGCGCGCGTGGCGCGGGGACAACGCGATCCACAAGCTGGGCGCACTGCTGAGCGCCCTGGCCGCCTACGAGCCCGCCACCGTCACGGTGGAGGGGCTGGACTACCGCGAGGGCCTGAACGCCATCCGCGTGTCCGGGGGAGTGGCCGGCAACGTCATCCCCGACGCCGCGGCCACCGAGGTGAACTACCGGTTCGCCCCGGACAAGACCCTCGAGCAGGCGCACGCCCACGTCCGGGAGGTCTTCGCGGCCGCCGGCGTGGACTGGGACGCCCAGGTGGAGGTCACGGACGCCTCGCCCGCCGCCCGCCCGGGCCTGGACCGGCCCGCCGCCGCGGCCTTCGTGGCCGCCGTGGGCGGGGAGCCCATGCCCAAGTACGGCTGGACGGACGTCGCCCGCTTCTCCGAGCTCGGCGTGCCCGCCGTGAACTTCGGTCCCGGGGACGCCCTGCTCGCCCACACGGACGACGAACACGTGGAGCGTGCGGCCGTCGAGCGCTGCCGGGACGCCCTCGAGGCCTGGCTGCGGGGCTGA
- a CDS encoding amino acid ABC transporter permease, translating into MSAQASVLFDAPGPATRRRILIVNLVALALVLAVAVVVGMALQDRGQLEPRRWLAALDANAWTNYYLPGLQFTLQSAGIAVVTSVVFGLVFGFLRLAPVAPVRWLAAVVVEFLRAVPVLVMMVFFYQAFALAARGGAINAADSPYYAVIVGLTLYNGSVIAELVRSGVTGLPKGQREAAAAIGMTPNQSLRLVEVPQALVAMLPSLLSQFVVILKDSALGYLIGFFELLQYARQLGSGQGNILQTLVVAAVIFILINMLLTWLATLLSRRLSSRTSGRTKPHAGSTAVTIGKD; encoded by the coding sequence ATGAGCGCGCAGGCCTCCGTGCTGTTCGACGCCCCGGGTCCGGCGACCCGGCGGCGCATCCTGATCGTCAACCTCGTGGCCCTGGCCCTCGTGCTGGCCGTGGCCGTCGTCGTCGGCATGGCGCTCCAGGACCGCGGCCAGCTCGAGCCGCGCCGCTGGCTGGCCGCGCTCGACGCCAACGCCTGGACCAACTACTACCTGCCGGGCCTGCAGTTCACCCTGCAGTCCGCGGGCATCGCCGTGGTCACCTCGGTGGTGTTCGGCCTGGTGTTCGGCTTCCTGCGCCTGGCGCCGGTCGCGCCGGTGCGGTGGCTGGCGGCCGTCGTCGTCGAGTTCCTGCGGGCCGTGCCCGTCCTCGTGATGATGGTCTTCTTCTACCAGGCGTTCGCGCTGGCGGCCCGCGGCGGGGCGATCAACGCCGCGGACAGCCCGTACTACGCCGTGATCGTGGGCCTGACCCTCTACAACGGCTCCGTCATCGCCGAGCTCGTCCGGTCCGGCGTGACGGGCCTGCCCAAGGGCCAGCGCGAGGCCGCCGCGGCGATCGGCATGACGCCGAACCAGTCACTGCGCCTCGTGGAGGTGCCGCAGGCGCTCGTCGCCATGCTCCCGTCCCTGCTGAGCCAGTTCGTGGTGATCCTCAAGGACTCGGCGCTGGGCTACCTGATCGGCTTCTTCGAGCTGCTGCAGTACGCCCGCCAGCTCGGCTCCGGCCAGGGCAACATCCTGCAGACGCTGGTGGTGGCCGCCGTGATCTTCATCCTGATCAACATGCTGCTCACCTGGTTGGCCACGCTGCTCTCCCGCCGACTGTCCTCCCGCACCTCCGGGAGGACGAAGCCCCACGCCGGCTCGACCGCCGTGACCATCGGGAAGGACTGA
- a CDS encoding amino acid ABC transporter permease, translating to MESLSTLVEQYGAAVPQAFWMNIRLAALATLGAFVLGVLLALCRISPVPSLRAVGAGYVHIVRNTPLTIIMLIGVLAVWGQLKVTFAPDFKVNFFVYAVLALSLYHAAFMCEAIRSGVNTVPLGQAEAARAIGLGFLPAARLVILPQALRGAITPIGNTVIALTKNTTVAAAASVAEASGLMKTMIEFRPDAMVAIFLTIAIGFCLIVIPIGLLTTWASDKWAVSR from the coding sequence ATGGAATCCCTGTCCACCCTCGTCGAGCAGTACGGCGCCGCCGTGCCGCAGGCCTTCTGGATGAACATCCGGCTGGCCGCGCTCGCCACCCTGGGCGCCTTCGTCCTCGGCGTGCTGCTCGCCCTCTGCCGCATCTCCCCCGTGCCCTCCCTGCGGGCCGTCGGAGCGGGCTACGTCCACATCGTGCGCAACACCCCGCTGACCATCATCATGCTGATCGGCGTGCTCGCGGTCTGGGGCCAGCTGAAGGTCACGTTCGCCCCGGACTTCAAGGTCAACTTCTTCGTCTACGCCGTGCTCGCCCTGTCCCTGTACCACGCGGCGTTCATGTGCGAGGCGATCCGCTCCGGCGTGAACACGGTGCCCCTGGGCCAGGCCGAGGCCGCCCGCGCGATCGGCCTGGGCTTCCTGCCCGCCGCCCGCCTGGTGATCCTGCCGCAGGCCCTGCGCGGGGCGATCACCCCGATCGGCAACACCGTGATCGCCCTGACCAAGAACACCACCGTGGCCGCCGCCGCGTCCGTGGCCGAGGCCTCCGGGCTGATGAAAACCATGATCGAGTTCCGGCCCGACGCCATGGTGGCGATCTTCCTGACCATCGCGATCGGGTTCTGCCTGATCGTCATCCCGATCGGCCTGCTGACCACGTGGGCCTCCGACAAGTGGGCGGTGAGCCGATGA